The DNA segment GGTCATTCAACTATTCAAATTGTAGTAAATCCTAAATTgtttaaaaaattaaaactacACTGTGCATCATAACAATTACTTTGTAAACAATTAAAACACGTTGATCAAAATAATACTATCATTTGTTACAAACTAcagtcaaataacacaaattaACTATCAATCAATAACAGATACAAATGAACAGAACAATAAACGAATTATAAAACAACTTACAACACGATTTCTTAGCTTCGAAAGAAGCGAAACGCTCCGATAAAACACCATCGCTGATAAACAAAACAAACTGCAATGTAGAATCAACAAAACAATCGTCAAATAGGCGCAAAAACGCAGATCTGGAGACTGAAAATAATAAAATTGAAATTGATGTTGTGATGATGATTGATTGATTAGAGTTGTTGTACCTTGACTCGGAAAGGAAATGAGAGGAGAATACTGGAAAGAAGGAGAGATGGAATGGTGATGCGTTGTTGAACTTGAATATGTAAACGAATAAAAACAAATTTAGGGTTTCTTGGCTGAAAGGAAAAAGGAAATAAGGTGCAGGGAAATAATGAATCCAAAAGTTGATAGTGAGAGGACAGGGTAATGAGTTTCTTGGGATGAGTAAATggaattcaaattcaaaaattgaaTCCACATAATCTGGCCGCCCAAATTTCAGCATATTTGAAAGAATTAATAAtacacaaaaattgaaaaatctcACAAAATTACACCTAGGATAGGATGATGTGGACTGGCTAGAATTTTGACATGTGTATTGGTTGAATGTGGGGGTGCCAAGTGGCAGAACCTTGTTCTTTTATTAGGTATAgagattttttaatttttttataatttctaCCTTGGATCTGCAGCAAAGACCCACAATACATCATTTAGGGTAAATTTCTTTTTGAGTCTCTGTGTTTTAgtgttttaactagttgagtccaaaagcaaaaaatttaacgacctgagtccctataagcattttcattaaccatttgagtcattttgagtccaaattttaacttgtccaattttttggactcaagtcgttataaaatgaacaaaattggactcaaaacgttataaaataaatgactagggactcagggcgttaaactttttgattttggactcaaatggttaaaaccactaaaacacagagactcaaaaagtaatttaccccaTAATTTACTTATTATGGGGCTCATATGGTGGCTTTAAATGTAGATGACCCATTACTCTTGATGCTAACCATTTTCTTCTATTAatcttttattatttagttactttttttttttctctaaaGTAATGTATACCAATTAAGGCATACTTGAAGCTTTTTTGACCAAAATATTGCATCACTTAACTTTAATTATCTCATATTTTGTAGGGGCCAGGCAGAGAAGGAATTTAAAGTAGAGGTTGAAGCAATTGGAAAAGTAAGGCATAAAAACCTTGTGGGTCTAATTGGATTTTGTGTAGATGGTGCTAAAAGGTAGTTATCGCTTTGCATCTTCAGTTTATTTTGGTTTATAGGGTGGCAAAATGGACCGGTCGGATGGGTTGGGTAATAAGTCAAAACAAGCAAGTTTCTACGCACATGTTAAATGGGTCAGGTTGataccagtggcgaagcttgagatttccaaccaagggtcgaaaacgtatataccaaaataTTTCTATAAAACCAGGgagtcaaaaacgtatatacccaaaaatttctatacgaaaactacatactctccactactgagcgaaaagttcggggggttggccgccccctcccgcccctacTATCCTACGCCCATGGTTGATACGAAACAATTTATTTGGATTTAAACTAATTAACGTAATAATTGCGATTACAAAAAGTGTAGTGTTAAAGTAATAATCCTACTTTATGTAATAAATCAATTTTGGAGGTTTTATGCATTTCAATACATATTGGATGAGTTTGGACACGTTTAACATGTTAATAATCATATTATAGTTAAATCTTTTAGGCTAACCTTTGTTAAAGATAAATTATAACCACACTCGACCCGTTTTGGTTAATATCAAAATATATGTAATCTACTCttcaacttttcgacccctcaggggcgaggctttgtttttattagattagggttttctattcagaaagggatAGCGGcacagtttgttgctcgtctacctgctatccttatgtaatttgccctgatgattaGAATTAATTATATATCAATCTATGTTAGTTAAAGCTTACCTTTCAGATCGTTACCCTTTCCATTTACGCAACACCAAGTAAACGAATATTAGGTACTAATATAGTGTGCATGCATCCGTCGTCATTCAGATTGCTTGTGTATGAGTATGTTGACAATGGAAATCTGGAACAATGGTTGCATGGCGATGTTGGACCTATCAGCCCTTTAACATGGGAAATCCGAATGAGGATTGCAATCGGGACCGCAAAAGGGTATACTCtcgtttatttttttatttttttttcatttcaaaaCGGGCAGTTGTTGCAGTTGTTGAACCCTGTTGACTACAGTGGCGGACCTAGAAATTTTTTTTGGGGGTGCGGATGAAGTGTTCAACCATAacttcaaggggtgcggtcgggttttttgctaaaaatatacactaaattattttttcaaggggtgcCGCTCACTCTGGCCAAAGGCTAGGTCCGCCCATGGTTGACTATATTTTTGAATGATTATATCCCTGGACTTTTGAATGACTAGTCCATTCTATAAAGTTTAGGGACTTAatttatttgaaaattaaaaaaaaaagtgcaTAGGATCATCGACAATTGCCCTATGAAGAATTATTCTATAATTACTCATTATTATATAATATGAAAGTGTATCATTTGCGATCCTAACACGGTTTAATTGCATTAGCTTGGCATATTTACATGAAGGATTGGAACCAAAAGTTATCCACCGCGATGTTAAATCAAGCAATATTCTCCTAGATAGAAAATGGAACGCAAAAGTATCTGATTTTGGACTTGCTAAGTTATTAGGACCTGAAAAAAGCCATGTCACCACACGCGTAATGGGCACATTCGGGTTAGTTATTTCACTAATCTTGTTATTAAAGAATTTTATTGTATTAAATACCAAGGTATTTAATTGAGAACTGCAATAACGGAGTAATCATTTGTACGTAGTGCTAACCAGATATAATGGGAGATTTACATAACCGTCTTATGTATCACAATTAAAGCaatatatataagtgtttatGCGGTTCTCGCATTTCTTGACttaaaaatggttatgcataccTTTTGGGTCATTATGTGGATGGGGTCATCCTTAAAATACCCTATAATGACCTAAGTGGGACAAAAAGTTATTAATGACTCAATTGTACAAAAGAAAGTACCACGAAAACCGGGCAAAGGTGTACATTGGTATTTTATGCAAAAAAAGgccttaattttttttaaaggaaaaattacaagttttgtcctttatctttataccacttttcaggcggtgtcctttttaacgaacgttgacaggcggtgtcctttactaggtattttgttgcaagtttagtcctttacacccaacccagttaaaaaaccctgttaattgttgggtgtaaaggactaaacttgcaacaaaatacctaggtaaaggactaaacttgcaacaaaatacctagtaaaggacaccgcctgtcaacaattaacagggttttttaactgggttgggtgtaaaggactaaacttgcaacaaaatacctagtaaaggacaccgcctgtcaacattcgttaaaaaggacaccgcctggaaagtggtataaagataaaggacaaaacttgtaatttttccttttttaaa comes from the Helianthus annuus cultivar XRQ/B chromosome 4, HanXRQr2.0-SUNRISE, whole genome shotgun sequence genome and includes:
- the LOC110938225 gene encoding uncharacterized protein LOC110938225, which translates into the protein MLKFGRPDYVDSIFEFEFHLLIPRNSLPCPLTINFWIHYFPAPYFLFPFSQETLNLFLFVYIFKFNNASPFHLSFFPVFSSHFLSESSLFCLSAMVFYRSVSLLSKLRNRVRKTVDQWASSRSAHTMEIV